A window of Mangifera indica cultivar Alphonso chromosome 13, CATAS_Mindica_2.1, whole genome shotgun sequence contains these coding sequences:
- the LOC123194682 gene encoding E3 ubiquitin-protein ligase KEG isoform X1, with amino-acid sequence MNVDFCRMAGKVAAAPLSAFEYELFEGHDYLGTVVAASKETTMWIDPTTLKLRHRIGRGPFGETWLATLHRSTEDYDEYHEVAVKVLHPIKEDHMRVMLGKLDDLFSKCQGVEGVCCLQGISVMNGKICLVMKFYEGSVGDKMALLKGGKLSLSNAFRYIISLAQGILELHSKEILILNLKPFNFLLNESNEAVVGDLGIPYILLGIPLPSSDLARRIGTPNYMAPEQWQPEVRGPISFETDSWGFACSIVEMLTGVQPWCGKSVDEIYDAVVEKQEKPCIPIGLPPPIENVLLGCFEYDFRSRPLMTDILRVFKSLQNAVNSGGWTGLASVIPAEKTISGYTDCFLSKNDLQVGDMVRSRKPANSCKPENMDVPEGTVVGLERSTERDCFVLVRIHGIHDPLRVHISSLERVTYGLAAGDWVRMKEEDKRHSPVGVLHSVHRDGNVAVGFIGSETIWKGKYSELQMAESYSIGQFVRLKGNLLSPRFQWPRKTGGGWATGRIFWVLPNGCLVVKFPGRLTFGEDCSSSFLADPAEVEVVTFSTCPGMVKKYQHLEDHHWVVRPLLIVLGLFTAMKMGIFIGRKVRRGSKVKKQPNNVMNIQHIDGQTTGNPGWLPPSLANILFKGVDLN; translated from the exons ATGAACGTAGATTTTTGCA GGATGGCTGGAAAAGTTGCTGCCGCTCCACTTTCTGCTTTTGAGTATGAGCTTTTTGAGGGTCATGATTACCTTGGAACTGTGGTTGCCGCATCAAAGGAGACAACTATGTGGATTGACCCCACAACATTGAAACTTAGACATAGAATTGGGAGAGGACCCTTTGGTGAAACATGGTTGGCTACCCTTCATCGATCAACAGAGGATTATGATGAATATCACGAAGTGGCTGTCAAGGTGTTGCATCCAATTAAAGAGGATCACATGAGAGTTATGTTGGGTAAATTGGATGATTTATTCTCTAAGTGTCAAGGGGTAGAAGGTGTTTGTTGCCTGCAGGGAATTTCAGTTATGAATGGAAAA ATATGTTTagttatgaaattttatgaagGATCAGTTGGTGATAAGATGGCTCTTCTTAAAGGAGGGAAGCTCTCACTGTCTAATGCTTTCAG GTACATAATCAGTTTGGCACAGGGAATTTTGGAACTGCACTCAAAAGAGATCCTTATTCTTAACCTTAAACCTTTCAACTTTCTTCTCAATGAATCTAACGAAGCAGTTGTAGGAGATTTAGGAATTCCATATATATTGCTTGGAATTCCATTGCCAAGCTCTGATCTGGCTCGCAGGATTGGAACACCAAACTACATGGCTCCAGAACAGTGGCAACCAGAAGTCAGAGGTCCAATATCCTTTGAGACTGATTCATGGGGGTTTGCCTGCAGCATTGTGGAGATGTTGACTGGTGTTCAGCCTTGGTGTGGAAAGTCAGTCGATGAAATTTATGATGCAGTTGttgaaaagcaagaaaaacCTTGTATTCCTATTGGGCTTCCTCCTCCTATTGAGAATGTTCTTCTTGGTTGCTTTGAGTATGACTTCAGGAGTCGCCCCCTAATGACAGACATATTAAGGGTGTTTAAAAG CTTGCAGAATGCGGTTAATAGTGGAGGGTGGACAGGTCTTGCAAGTGTAATACCCGCAGAAAAAACAATTAGCGGTTATACAGACTGCTTTCTTTCAAAGAATGATTTGCAAGTTGGTGATATGGTGCGATCGAGAAAGCCAGCTAACTCCTGCAAACCTGAAAACATGGATGTTCCTGAAGGAACTGTGGTGGGTCTAGAACGCAGCACAGAAAgggattgttttgttttggtgaGGATCCATGGGATCCATGACCCTTTGAGGGTTCATATTTCATCTCTGGAGCGGGTCACATATGGCTTGGCAGCTGGAGATTGGGTTCGAATGAAGGAGGAAGATAAGAGGCACTCACCAGTGGGAGTTCTTCATTCTGTCCACCGTGATGGAAATGTGGCTGTTGGATTTATAGGGTCGGAGACTATTTGGAAGGGAAAATATTCAGAGCTGCAGATGGCGGAATCTTACAGTATTGGTCAGTTTGTGAGGCTGAAAGGTAATCTTCTTAGCCCTCGATTTCAGTGGCCTCGCAAAACAGGAGGGGGATGGGCTACCGGGAGGATTTTCTGGGTCCTGCCAAATGGATGCCTTGTTGTCAAGTTTCCAGGAAGATTGACTTTTGGAGAGGATTGCAGCAGCAGCTTTTTGGCTGACCCAGCTGAAGTAGAAGTGGTAACTTTCAGTACTTGTCCAGGGATGGTGAAAAAATATCAACATCTTGAGGATCATCACTGGGTCGTAAGACCACTTCTCATTGTGTTAGGTCTCTTTACTGCCATGAAAATGGGAATTTTTATTGGAAGGAAAGTGAGGAGAGGATCAAAGGTGAAGAAGCAACCAAACAATGTGATGAACATCCAACATATAGATGGCCAGACAACTGGAAACCCTGGATGGCTTCCTCCATCTCTCGCAAATATCCTTTTCAAAG gggtggatttgaacTGA
- the LOC123194682 gene encoding E3 ubiquitin-protein ligase KEG isoform X2: protein MAGKVAAAPLSAFEYELFEGHDYLGTVVAASKETTMWIDPTTLKLRHRIGRGPFGETWLATLHRSTEDYDEYHEVAVKVLHPIKEDHMRVMLGKLDDLFSKCQGVEGVCCLQGISVMNGKICLVMKFYEGSVGDKMALLKGGKLSLSNAFRYIISLAQGILELHSKEILILNLKPFNFLLNESNEAVVGDLGIPYILLGIPLPSSDLARRIGTPNYMAPEQWQPEVRGPISFETDSWGFACSIVEMLTGVQPWCGKSVDEIYDAVVEKQEKPCIPIGLPPPIENVLLGCFEYDFRSRPLMTDILRVFKSLQNAVNSGGWTGLASVIPAEKTISGYTDCFLSKNDLQVGDMVRSRKPANSCKPENMDVPEGTVVGLERSTERDCFVLVRIHGIHDPLRVHISSLERVTYGLAAGDWVRMKEEDKRHSPVGVLHSVHRDGNVAVGFIGSETIWKGKYSELQMAESYSIGQFVRLKGNLLSPRFQWPRKTGGGWATGRIFWVLPNGCLVVKFPGRLTFGEDCSSSFLADPAEVEVVTFSTCPGMVKKYQHLEDHHWVVRPLLIVLGLFTAMKMGIFIGRKVRRGSKVKKQPNNVMNIQHIDGQTTGNPGWLPPSLANILFKGVDLN, encoded by the exons ATGGCTGGAAAAGTTGCTGCCGCTCCACTTTCTGCTTTTGAGTATGAGCTTTTTGAGGGTCATGATTACCTTGGAACTGTGGTTGCCGCATCAAAGGAGACAACTATGTGGATTGACCCCACAACATTGAAACTTAGACATAGAATTGGGAGAGGACCCTTTGGTGAAACATGGTTGGCTACCCTTCATCGATCAACAGAGGATTATGATGAATATCACGAAGTGGCTGTCAAGGTGTTGCATCCAATTAAAGAGGATCACATGAGAGTTATGTTGGGTAAATTGGATGATTTATTCTCTAAGTGTCAAGGGGTAGAAGGTGTTTGTTGCCTGCAGGGAATTTCAGTTATGAATGGAAAA ATATGTTTagttatgaaattttatgaagGATCAGTTGGTGATAAGATGGCTCTTCTTAAAGGAGGGAAGCTCTCACTGTCTAATGCTTTCAG GTACATAATCAGTTTGGCACAGGGAATTTTGGAACTGCACTCAAAAGAGATCCTTATTCTTAACCTTAAACCTTTCAACTTTCTTCTCAATGAATCTAACGAAGCAGTTGTAGGAGATTTAGGAATTCCATATATATTGCTTGGAATTCCATTGCCAAGCTCTGATCTGGCTCGCAGGATTGGAACACCAAACTACATGGCTCCAGAACAGTGGCAACCAGAAGTCAGAGGTCCAATATCCTTTGAGACTGATTCATGGGGGTTTGCCTGCAGCATTGTGGAGATGTTGACTGGTGTTCAGCCTTGGTGTGGAAAGTCAGTCGATGAAATTTATGATGCAGTTGttgaaaagcaagaaaaacCTTGTATTCCTATTGGGCTTCCTCCTCCTATTGAGAATGTTCTTCTTGGTTGCTTTGAGTATGACTTCAGGAGTCGCCCCCTAATGACAGACATATTAAGGGTGTTTAAAAG CTTGCAGAATGCGGTTAATAGTGGAGGGTGGACAGGTCTTGCAAGTGTAATACCCGCAGAAAAAACAATTAGCGGTTATACAGACTGCTTTCTTTCAAAGAATGATTTGCAAGTTGGTGATATGGTGCGATCGAGAAAGCCAGCTAACTCCTGCAAACCTGAAAACATGGATGTTCCTGAAGGAACTGTGGTGGGTCTAGAACGCAGCACAGAAAgggattgttttgttttggtgaGGATCCATGGGATCCATGACCCTTTGAGGGTTCATATTTCATCTCTGGAGCGGGTCACATATGGCTTGGCAGCTGGAGATTGGGTTCGAATGAAGGAGGAAGATAAGAGGCACTCACCAGTGGGAGTTCTTCATTCTGTCCACCGTGATGGAAATGTGGCTGTTGGATTTATAGGGTCGGAGACTATTTGGAAGGGAAAATATTCAGAGCTGCAGATGGCGGAATCTTACAGTATTGGTCAGTTTGTGAGGCTGAAAGGTAATCTTCTTAGCCCTCGATTTCAGTGGCCTCGCAAAACAGGAGGGGGATGGGCTACCGGGAGGATTTTCTGGGTCCTGCCAAATGGATGCCTTGTTGTCAAGTTTCCAGGAAGATTGACTTTTGGAGAGGATTGCAGCAGCAGCTTTTTGGCTGACCCAGCTGAAGTAGAAGTGGTAACTTTCAGTACTTGTCCAGGGATGGTGAAAAAATATCAACATCTTGAGGATCATCACTGGGTCGTAAGACCACTTCTCATTGTGTTAGGTCTCTTTACTGCCATGAAAATGGGAATTTTTATTGGAAGGAAAGTGAGGAGAGGATCAAAGGTGAAGAAGCAACCAAACAATGTGATGAACATCCAACATATAGATGGCCAGACAACTGGAAACCCTGGATGGCTTCCTCCATCTCTCGCAAATATCCTTTTCAAAG gggtggatttgaacTGA
- the LOC123194345 gene encoding ATP synthase subunit b', chloroplastic, whose translation MANMIMASSNVKPLISPASSRPKFIQIPQPQLSLTKLFFQQIPKKLLSLSSSTLKPLSLLAISSLTFTPPSLAAEMEKAALFDFNLTLPIIMVEFLLLMFALDKIYFTPLGNFMDERDAAIKEKLNSVKDVSEEVKQLEEQAAAIMRAARAEISAALSKMKKETQLEVEQKLAEGRKKVEAELQEALANLERQKEETIKSLDSQIAALSQEIVNKVLPVK comes from the coding sequence ATGGCTAACATGATCATGGCATCCTCCAATGTCAAGCCCCTCATTTCACCAGCTTCCTCCAGACCCAAATTCATCCAAATCCCACAACCCCAACTCTCTCTcaccaaacttttctttcaacAAATCCCTAAAAAACTCCTCTCCCTCTCTTCCTCGACTCTCAAACCCCTCTCTCTCCTGGCTATCTCTTCCTTAACTTTTACGCCTCCCTCTTTGGCCGCCGAAATGGAAAAGGCTGCTCTTTTTGATTTCAACTTAACTCTACCAATCATCATGGTTGAATTCTTGCTCCTCATGTTCGCTCTTGACAAAATTTACTTCACTCCTCTGGGAAACTTCATGGACGAGAGAGACGCCGCCATTAAAGAGAAGCTTAACAGCGTCAAGGATGTCTCTGAGGAGGTGAAGCAGTTGGAGGAACAAGCTGCTGCCATTATGAGAGCTGCGAGAGCTGAAATATCTGCGGCTTTGAGTAAGATGAAGAAGGAGACACAACTGGAAGTTGAACAGAAACTGGctgaaggaagaaagaaagtagAGGCTGAGCTGCAGGAGGCTTTGGCTAATTTGGAGAGGCAAAAGGAAGAAACTATAAAGTCTCTTGATTCTCAAATTGCTGCACTCAGTCAAGAAATTGTCAACAAGGTCCTTCctgttaaataa
- the LOC123194344 gene encoding uncharacterized protein LOC123194344, whose product MLRIAMDELSPRFSVDSPRKSASLSITSFLIHGISRKSFSYTQLPDQPLKLSVRKLDGSCFDIEVIKTATIAELKEAVEAVFSHMPKKGPVKISWPHVWGHFCLCFEGQKLVTDTDYIRYYGIKDGDQLHFIRHLSAICNMVKLKSKKQASTSKQRNILTSQSSSYKAIEQESKDEVDYDWDDTENGRYQHFDNKDETFTGQNESRLANFVRGWFSYSRLVSMGGQKGKCFASRYAYCSFRKIIQLHDGGNHNYPRVKSREH is encoded by the exons ATGTTGAGGATTGCAATGGATGAGCTTTCTCCGAGGTTCTCTGTTGACTCGCCGCGTAAATCTGCTTCATTGTCCATTACCTCTTTCCTTATCCATGGAATTTCTCGGAAAAGTTTTTCTTACACTCAACTTCCTGACCAGCCTCTCAAGCTTTCTGTTCGCAAATTGGACGGCTCTTGCTTCG ACATTGAAGTTATTAAGACGGCTACAATTGCAGAACTCAAGGAGGCGGTGGAGGCTGTATTTAGTCACATGCCGAAAAAGGGACCAGTCAAGATTTCAtg GCCGCATGTTTGGGGACATTTCTGCTTATGCTTTGAAGGTCAGAAGTTAGTAACAGACACTGACTATATAAGATATTACGGCATTAAAGATGGTGATCAG CTTCACTTTATCCGCCATCTCTCAGCCATCTGTAATATGGTAAAGCTAAAATCTAAGAAACAGGCATCTACATCAAAACAACGCAATAT ATTAACATCACAATCAAGTAGCTATAAAGCGATTGAACAAGAATCGAAAGACGAGGTTGACTATGATTGGGATGATACAGAGAACGGAAGGTACCAGCACTTTGACAACAAGGATGAGACTTTTACTGGGCAGAATGAATCGAGACTGGCAAATTTTGTGAGGGGATGGTTCTCATACTCCAGATTGGTGAGCATGGGAGGACAGAAAGGCAAGTGTTTTGCGTCAAGATATGCTTATTGCAGTTTCagaaaaattatacaacttCATGACGGCGGTAACCACAATTACCCAAGAGTCAAAAGTAGAGAGCATTAG
- the LOC123194343 gene encoding UDP-N-acetylglucosamine transporter UGNT1 isoform X1: MAFNSSKNPVLPVSDLPRDEEKERLLKADEKLFHGSAMTKRGANAALSYMSCAVLLILFNKAALSSYRFPSANVITLLQMVCSCLFLYLLKRWKIISFYMGESLPTSDSNSNFIAFKTLMRTLPLAATYLFYMVVTVESVRGVNVPMYTTLRRTTVAFTMIVEYILARQRYTPPIVGSVGLIVLGAFIAGARDLSFDFYGYAVVFLANIATAIYLATIARIGKSSGLNSFGLMWCNGVICGPFLFFWTLIRGDLKMTIHFPYLFSPGFLIVLLLSCTLAFFLNYSIFLNTTLNSALTQTICGNLKDLFTVGLGWILFGGLPFDILNVIGQFLGFLGSGLYAYYKLVGK, from the exons ATGGCCTTTAACTCGTCAAAAAATCCGGTACTGCCAGTATCGGATCTTCCGAGGGacgaagagaaagagagacttCTTAAAGCCGATGAAAAACTCTTTCATGGATCTGCCATGACCAAAAGAGGCGCCAATGCTGCGCTATCTTACATGTCTTGTGCAG TGCTCCTGATATTATTCAACAAGGCAGCTCTTTCTTCTTATAGATTCCCATCTGCAAATGTCATAACCCTTCTTCAG ATGGTGTGTTCTTGTTTGTTTCTCTATCTGTTGAAACGCTGGAAGATTATTAGTTTCTATATGGGTGAATCTTTGCCAACTTCTGATAGTAACTCAAACTTTATAGCCTTTAAGACGTTGATGCGCACCCTTCCTCTAGCAGCAACCTATTTGTTTTACATG GTAGTTACTGTTGAGTCTGTTCGTGGGGTAAATGTTCCGATGTACACCACTCTTCGCCGTACTACAGTGGCATTTACTATGATTGTGGAATATATTCTGGCTCGGCAGAGATACACACCTCCTATTGTTGGGAG TGTTGGGTTGATAGTTCTTGGTGCATTCATCGCTGGAGCTCGGGATTTGTCATTTGACTTCTATGGCTATGCAGTTGTTTTCTTAGCAAACATTGCCACAGCAATATATCTTGCCACCATAGCCCGTATTG ggAAGTCCAGTGGCCTTAATAGCTTTGGTCTTATGTGGTGCAATG GAGTCATATGCGgaccatttttgtttttttggacACTTATTCGTGGTGACTTGAAGATGACAATACATTTTCCTTATCTGTTTTCACCTGGTTTCTTG ATTGTGCTACTTCTCTCCTGTACACTGGCCTTCTTCCTGAATTACAGTATATTCCTGAACACAACTCTAAATTCAGCACTCACACAGACAATTTGTGGTAATCTGAAG GACCTTTTTACAGTTGGACTCGGCTGGATACTTTTTGGTGGGCTCCCATTTGATATT TTGAACGTTATTGGGCAATTTCTTGGTTTTCTTGGCTCTGGTTTGTATGCCTACTATAAACTTGTAGGGAAGTAA
- the LOC123194343 gene encoding UDP-N-acetylglucosamine transporter UGNT1 isoform X2: MAFNSSKNPVLPVSDLPRDEEKERLLKADEKLFHGSAMTKRGANAALSYMSCAVLLILFNKAALSSYRFPSANVITLLQMVCSCLFLYLLKRWKIISFYMGESLPTSDSNSNFIAFKTLMRTLPLAATYLFYMVVTVESVRGVNVPMYTTLRRTTVAFTMIVEYILARQRYTPPIVGSVGLIVLGAFIAGARDLSFDFYGYAVVFLANIATAIYLATIARIGKSSGLNSFGLMWCNGVICGPFLFFWTLIRGDLKMTIHFPYLFSPGFLIVLLLSCTLAFFLNYSIFLNTTLNSALTQTICGNLKLDSAGYFLVGSHLIF; encoded by the exons ATGGCCTTTAACTCGTCAAAAAATCCGGTACTGCCAGTATCGGATCTTCCGAGGGacgaagagaaagagagacttCTTAAAGCCGATGAAAAACTCTTTCATGGATCTGCCATGACCAAAAGAGGCGCCAATGCTGCGCTATCTTACATGTCTTGTGCAG TGCTCCTGATATTATTCAACAAGGCAGCTCTTTCTTCTTATAGATTCCCATCTGCAAATGTCATAACCCTTCTTCAG ATGGTGTGTTCTTGTTTGTTTCTCTATCTGTTGAAACGCTGGAAGATTATTAGTTTCTATATGGGTGAATCTTTGCCAACTTCTGATAGTAACTCAAACTTTATAGCCTTTAAGACGTTGATGCGCACCCTTCCTCTAGCAGCAACCTATTTGTTTTACATG GTAGTTACTGTTGAGTCTGTTCGTGGGGTAAATGTTCCGATGTACACCACTCTTCGCCGTACTACAGTGGCATTTACTATGATTGTGGAATATATTCTGGCTCGGCAGAGATACACACCTCCTATTGTTGGGAG TGTTGGGTTGATAGTTCTTGGTGCATTCATCGCTGGAGCTCGGGATTTGTCATTTGACTTCTATGGCTATGCAGTTGTTTTCTTAGCAAACATTGCCACAGCAATATATCTTGCCACCATAGCCCGTATTG ggAAGTCCAGTGGCCTTAATAGCTTTGGTCTTATGTGGTGCAATG GAGTCATATGCGgaccatttttgtttttttggacACTTATTCGTGGTGACTTGAAGATGACAATACATTTTCCTTATCTGTTTTCACCTGGTTTCTTG ATTGTGCTACTTCTCTCCTGTACACTGGCCTTCTTCCTGAATTACAGTATATTCCTGAACACAACTCTAAATTCAGCACTCACACAGACAATTTGTGGTAATCTGAAG TTGGACTCGGCTGGATACTTTTTGGTGGGCTCCCATTTGATATT TTGA
- the LOC123194238 gene encoding probable LRR receptor-like serine/threonine-protein kinase At1g56140: MPMELQLGLALPTYNPTKSKDIDHNKLDFHQPKHVGKSNKRSFEEAFGDIRDGDLQSGMMSLLVWSGQPNEEDDQKGQKNITSSPINQNEQMEKVVVGWPPIQSWRRKLLHRQQQQARQVIRVMNHNRMADINNEKENGASSNSMFVKVEMEGAAIARKIDLKRYHSFYTLKHSLIAMFSKYEKCNKPGVRYRLTYQDKEGDWLLAGGVPWQTFIKSVQRLKIVKRGDCLHIFLPGQARPSLSVSVFLFCCMCKMGFLSFSLLVVWMFQLVSAQTITDPAEVAALNRMIDYWNLRTKLNLTVDPCTENAPWASEDANPRVRCDCTANPCHVTHLKIYALDIFGEIPSDLFLLRKLMDLNLGQNVLNGPIPAEIGELSEMQYLSLGINNLTGQVPPEIGNLTKLISLSFSSNNFFGPLPKELGNLTSLQQLYIDSSGVSGPIPEEFANLKSLQILWASDNLFTGKLPEFFGTFTELIDLRLLGTLLEGPIPSSFSALTKLTDLRIGDLNGEDSTLDFLENQNSLSILSLRNCRVSGQIPERLAKFANLMLLDLSFNKLQGQIPNSFQDFASLEYMYLGNNYLSGELPEKIISSKLIALDVSYNPLSGNLQRYSGKVGLSVNVVGTSVNAKSLQDGKAFRLLQCLNGDTKCSNKVSSSSFSVKSGGRELTSTSGIEFDNDSEKLEAASFYTSSDYNWAVSNTGNFISNPNGPQYIATTESQITATLDSELYKTARISPSSLRYYGLGLKNGKYSVDLHFAEIVMEDLKSWKGLGRRLFDVYIQGERVLQDFNIQKEAGGSKRALIKTFETNVTNTIMEIHFFWAGKGTCCIPFQGTYGPLVSGIHVSQVSTGVGDSESGKQQTGRLAGIVVGCVGGVMIISSIFYLWWTKESSGHKKVFRDSPKHNLVS; this comes from the exons ATGCCAATGGAACTTCAACTAGGACTTGCCCTCCCAACCTACAATCCAACCAAATCCAAGGACATCGACCACAACAAATTGGACTTCCACCAGCCTAAACATGTTGGCAAAAGCAATAAACGTAGCTTTGAAGAGGCCTTTGGTGATATCAGAGATGGTGATCTGCAGTCAGGAATGATGTCTTTACTTGTATGGAGTGGTCAGCCTAACGAGGAAGATGATCAGAAGGGACAGAAGAACATAACTTCTTCTCCCATCAACCA GAATGAACAAATGGAAAAAGTGGTTGTTGGGTGGCCACCCATCCAGTCGTGGAGGAGGAAATTGCTTCACCGGCAGCAGCAACAGGCCCGTCAAGTTATTAGAGTCATGAATCACAATCGGATGGCTGATATTaataatgagaaagaaaatggtGCATCATCAAATTCAATGTTTGTGAAGGTAGAGATGGAAGGTGCAGCGATAGCAAGGAAAATTGATCTTAAACGTTATCACTCTTTTTATACTCTGAAACACTCCTTGATTGCCATGTTTTCTAAAT ACGAAAAATGTAACAAACCTGGTGTAAGATATAGACTGACCTACCAAGACAAAGAAGGAGATTGGCTGCTTGCAGGAGGTGTTCCCTGGCA GACCTTCATTAAGTCAGTACAGCGGCTGAAGATAGTAAAGAGAGGAGATTG CCTGCATATATTTCTACCCGGCCAAGCTCGACCCTCACTCTCTGTGTCTGTGTTTTTGTTTTGCTGCATGTGCAAAATGGGATTCTTGAGCTTTTCTTTGCTTGTTGTATGGATGTTTCAGCTTGTTTCTGCACAAACAATCACTGATCCTGCTGAAG TGGCTGCCCTCAACAGGATGATAGATTACTGGAACTTAAGAACCAAACTGAATCTGACAGTTGACCCATGTACAGAAAATGCTCCATGGGCATCAGAGGATGCTAATCCACGTGTTAGATGTGACTGCACAGCCAATCCCTGTCATGTCACCCACCT AAAGATTTATGCTTTGGACATTTTTGGAGAGATACCAAGTGACCTGTTCCTACTAAGGAAGTTAATGGACCT GAATCTTGGTCAAAATGTGTTGAATGGACCCATCCCTGCTGAAATTGGAGAGTTATCAGAAATGCAGTACCT TAGCTTGGGCATAAACAACCTCACAGGTCAAGTGCCCCCAGAAATTGGCAATCTCACCAAACTGATTAGCCT aagttttagttcaaataatttCTTTGGTCCATTGCCCAAGGAGCTCGGAAATTTGACGTCCTTACAGCAATT GTACATTGACAGCAGTGGAGTGAGTGGACCAATCCCAGAAGAATTTGCTAATTTGAAGTCCCTACAAATCCT aTGGGCATCAGATAATCTGTTCACTGGAAAGCTTCCAGAATTTTTTGGGACTTTTACAGAACTCATAGACCT GCGACTTCTAGGAACATTACTTGAAGGTCCAATTCCAAGCAGCTTTTCTGCTCTCACAAAACTGACTGACCT GAGAATTGGTGATCTCAATGGTGAAGATTCTACTCTTGACTTTCTAGAAAATCAAAACAGTTTGTCTATCCT CTCTTTGAGAAATTGTCGAGTTTCAGGTCAAATTCCTGAACGACTTGCCAAATTTGCTAACTTGATGCTACT GGACCTGAGCTTCAATAAGTTACAGGGTCAAATACCCAACTCATTTCAAGATTTTGCTTCTTTAGAGTACAT GTATCTTGGAAACAACTACTTGAGTGGAGAGCTACCGGAGAAAATCATAAGTTCAAAGCTCATTGCATT aGATGTCTCATACAATCCCCTTTCCGGAAATTTGCAACGTTATTCTGGCAAAGTAGGATTATCAGT GAATGTTGTGGGAACTTCTGTCAATGCAAAAAGTTTGCAAGATGG GAAAGCTTTTCGGTTGTTGCAGTGCCTCAATGGCGATACCAAGTGCAGCAACAAAGTTTCTTCAT CTTCATTTTCAGTCAAGTCTGGAGGCAGAGAACTAACATCAACATCTGGCATTGAATTTGATAATGATTCTGAGAAGCTGGAAGCTGCATCATTTTACACAAGCTCTGATTACAACTGGGCAGTAAGCAACACTGGGAACTTCATCTCAAACCCAAATGGACCCCAATATATAGCAACAACAGAGTCTCAAATCACAGCAACTTTAGATTCTGAGCTGTATAAGACAGCAAGGATATCGCCAAGCTCACTGAGATACTATGGCCTTGGTTTGAAGAATGGGAAATACAGTGTTGACCTTCATTTTGCAGAAATAGTGATGGAAGATTTGAAGTCTTGGAAAGGTCTAGGACGACGCTTATTTGATGTTTACATTCAG GGAGAGAGAGTTCTCCAAGACTTCAACATTCAAAAGGAAGCAGGGGGATCCAAGAGAGCCTTGATAAAAACATTCGAGACAAATGTGACTAACACAATCATGGAAATCCATTTCTTCTGGGCAGGGAAAGGGACTTGTTGCATTCCATTTCAAGGCACATATGGACCTTTGGTATCAGGAATCCATGTTTCACAAg TCTCTACTGGTGTTGGAGATTCGGAAAGTGGCAAACAACAGACAGGAAGACTAGCTGGAATAGTAGTCGGATGCGTAGGCGGGGTCATGATAATCTCTTCCATTTTCTACCTGTGGTGGACAAAGGAGTCTTCAGGACACAAGAAAGTTTTCAGAGACTCACCAAAGCATAATTTGGTGAGTTGA